The DNA window ACCTGGCGCTGGAGCAGTCCGACCGCAACCCGGTCTACAAGGTCCAGTACGCACACGCCCGCATGGCCTCCATCTTCCGGCGCGCCGGGGTGGAAGCGGGCGAGGTGTCGGCCGAAGACGCGGACCTGTCGCTCCTGACGCACCCCGCGGAGACCGACCTCGCCAAGCTCCTGCTCCGCTTCCCGGAGACCGTGGACGCCGCCGCCGAGTCGCATGCGCCGCACGCCGTCACCGAGTACCTGGAAGAGGTGGCCGGCGCCGTGAACTCGTGGTACCACGCGGGAAACCGCGACCCGCAGCTGCGCGTGGTGGGCGTCCCCGAGGACGTCGCGCGCGCCCGCAGGGTCCTGGCGCGCGCCATCCAGGTGGTGCTCCGCAACGGCCTCACCCTCCTGGGGATCACCGCCCCGGAGCGGATGGAGCGCGCCGAGGCGGAGAGCCCGTCCGAAGGTTCCGAAGAGATCCTCTAGCCCCGAATCCCAGCAGCCTACCATGTCCCTTCTCGTTGTCGGCAGCGTCGCCCTCGACACCGTCGAGACCCCGTTCGGCCGCGCGGACGACGCCCTCGGCGGCTCCGCCACCTTCTTCTCCGCCGCGGCGTCGCTGTTCTGCCCGGTACAGCTCGTCGGCGTGGTCGGCGACGACTACCCCACCGACGCGCTCGGCTTCCTGTCCGAACGGGGGGTGGACCTCCGCGGCCTGGAGCGGGCACCCGGGGAAAGCTTCCGCTGGTCCGGCGTCTACAGCTACGACCTGAACAGCCGCGAGACGCTGGAGACCCGGCTGGGCGTCTTCGCCGACTTCGCGCCCAAGATCCCCGCGGAGTTCCGCAACGCGGAGTGGGTGTTCCTGGGGAACATCGACCCGGAGCTGCAGCTCGGAGTCCTGGACCAGGTGCGCAGCCCCAAGTTCGTGGCCTGCGACACCATGAACCTGTGGATCGACATCAAGCGCGACCGCCTCCTCGACCTGCTCAAGCGGGTGGACCTGCTCCTGGTCAACGACGCCGAGGCGCGCCAGCTCTCCGGCGACCACAACCTGGCCCGCGCGGCGAAGTTCATCCAGTCGCAGGGGCCGCGCTACCTGATCATCAAGAAGGGCGAGCACGGGGCGATGCTCTTCACCCCCAACTCGGTCTTCTTCGCGCCCGGGTACCCGCTGGACGAGGTGTTCGACCCCACCGGGGCCGGCGACTCCTTCGCGGGCGGCTTCATGGGGCACCTGGCCGGGTGCGGCCGCCATGACGACGGCGACCTGCGCCGGGCGGTGATCTACGGCTCGGTGCTGGGCTCCTACGCCTGCGAGCGCTTCTCCGTGGAGCGCCTCAAGGACCTCACCCCCGAGGAGATCGAGGAGCGGGTGCGGCACTTCCGCGAGATGACCATGTTCGAGCTCCCGCTGGAGGCCGGCGCCGGTGTCTGATTCCGGGCTGTCGTACCGCGACGCCGGCGTCGACATCGACGCGGCGCACCGCGCCATGCGCGGCGTCGCGGAGCTGGTCCGCTCCACCGCGACCGCCGACACCCTTTCCGAGCTGGGCTCCTTCGGCGGGCTGTACCGCGTCCCCGGCGACGTCCGGAAGCCGGTGCTGGTGGCGAGCACGGACGGCGTGGGGACCAAGCTGAAGATCGCCTTCCTCGCCGGCCGGCACGGCACGGTGGGGGAGGACCTGGTCAACCACTGCGTCAACGACGTCCTGGTACAGGGCGCCCGCCCGCTCTTCTTCCTGGACTACGTGGGCGTGGGCCGGCTGGAGCCGGGTACGGTGGAGGCGGTCGTGGAGGGCGTCGCCCGCGGTTGCCGCGCCAACGGGTGCGCGCTCTTGGGCGGGGAGACGGCGGAGATGCCCGACTTCTACGCCCCGGGCGAGTACGACATCGCCGGGACCATCGTCGGCGTGGTGGAGGAGGACGGGGTGATCGACGGCTCCGGGATCCGCCCCGGCGACGCCATCGTCGCCCTGGCCTCGTCCGGGCTGCACACCAACGGCTACTCGCTCGCCCGGCGGGTGGTCTTCGAGCGCATGGGGCTCGCGGTGGACTCGGAGTTCCCCGGAGAGGGGGAGACCGTCGCCGACGTGCTCCTGCGCGTGCACCGCTCCTACCTCCGCGCGCTCCTCCCGCCGATCCGGCGCGGGGAGGTCCGCGGGCTCGCCCACGTCACCGGCGGCGGGCTGGTGGACAACGTCCCCCGCGTCCTCCCGGAGGGCGTGGACGCCCGCTTCGACACCGCCTCGTGGGAGGTGCCGAACGTCTTCCGCGTCCTGCAGCGCGAGGGCGGCGTGGAGCGGGAGGAGATGTTCCGCGCCTTCAACATGGGCGTGGGGATGGTGGCCGTGGCCCCCGCCGACCGCGCGGACGCGCTGGTGCGCGAGCTGAACGGGGCGGGGGAGAGCGCCTGGATCGCCGGGGAGATCGTCCCCGGCGAGCGGAAGACGGTCCTCGACTGACACACGAGATGATCAAGCATATCGGCTGCGCCGCGGCCGCGGTGGCCCTTTCCGCCGCGCCCGCGCTCGCCCAGGGGATCTCCGCGCCGTGCGAGTCGATCTCCGATGCTTCGGCAAGCGCCACCTGCTTCACCGTCGCGCAGGCGGTGGAGTCGGCGCAGCCGCAGCTCGGCATCGTCCTCACCGGCGGCAACCCCACCCTCGGGACCGCGAGCGCAGGCGGGATCCGCCTCGGCATCGTTCCGCGGGTGAGCGCCACGGCCAAGGCGAACCTGGTGTTCGTCCGCCTCCCGGACATCCTGGCCGGAAGCGCCGGGGGCGCCGCGCAGACGCTCAGCCGGGCGGCCGGGATCCCGGTCCCGGCGCTCTCCGGCACCGCGTCGGTGGGCGTGTACCCGGGAGTCAGCCTCGCGCCCACGGTGGGCGGGGTGGGGGCGGTGGACGTGCTGGGGAGCGCCACCTGGATCCCGCTGGGGAGCTTCGACGTCAGCGGCTTCTCGGACGACACGCCGGACTTCTCCTACGGCGTCGGCGCGCGGCTCGGCCTGCTGCGCGAGTCGTTCATCACGCCCGGCCTATCCGTCTCGCTGATGTACCACCGCCTGGGGACGGTCTCGTACGGCGACGTCTGCGCCGAGCCCCTGCTGGGGGGCATCACGGAGCAGAGGGACGGGTACACGGCGCAGGCCGGCGCCTGCATGGGCGGCGGCGACCCGGGGGAGTTCTCGGTGGACCTCGTCGGCTGGAGCTCCCGGGGCGCGGTCAGCAAGCGGCTGTTCGGGCTGGGGCTGACCGCGGGAGTGGGGTACGACCGGTTCTCCAGCGACGCCTCGTTCGGCTTCCGCACCCGCTGCCCGGCGGGCGCCACGGGCAACTGCTTCGCGCGCTTCTCCGGGCTGGAGGTGGACAACGACCGCTGGTCCGGCTTCGTGAACGGCTCCTTCTCGCTCCTGGTGGCGACCCTTGCCGCCGAGGTGGGGTGGCTGCAGGGCGATACCCCGATCCGGGGGTTCCCCACCGCCAGCGACTTCGACCCGAAGCAGGGGACCTTCTTCGGGAGCATCGGCTTCCGCCTGGCGCTGTAGGGCGGGTGTCGGGAGCGGCGGCGCGTCCGGAGGACGCGGGGCACATG is part of the Longimicrobiaceae bacterium genome and encodes:
- the purM gene encoding phosphoribosylformylglycinamidine cyclo-ligase is translated as MSDSGLSYRDAGVDIDAAHRAMRGVAELVRSTATADTLSELGSFGGLYRVPGDVRKPVLVASTDGVGTKLKIAFLAGRHGTVGEDLVNHCVNDVLVQGARPLFFLDYVGVGRLEPGTVEAVVEGVARGCRANGCALLGGETAEMPDFYAPGEYDIAGTIVGVVEEDGVIDGSGIRPGDAIVALASSGLHTNGYSLARRVVFERMGLAVDSEFPGEGETVADVLLRVHRSYLRALLPPIRRGEVRGLAHVTGGGLVDNVPRVLPEGVDARFDTASWEVPNVFRVLQREGGVEREEMFRAFNMGVGMVAVAPADRADALVRELNGAGESAWIAGEIVPGERKTVLD
- a CDS encoding PfkB family carbohydrate kinase, whose translation is MSLLVVGSVALDTVETPFGRADDALGGSATFFSAAASLFCPVQLVGVVGDDYPTDALGFLSERGVDLRGLERAPGESFRWSGVYSYDLNSRETLETRLGVFADFAPKIPAEFRNAEWVFLGNIDPELQLGVLDQVRSPKFVACDTMNLWIDIKRDRLLDLLKRVDLLLVNDAEARQLSGDHNLARAAKFIQSQGPRYLIIKKGEHGAMLFTPNSVFFAPGYPLDEVFDPTGAGDSFAGGFMGHLAGCGRHDDGDLRRAVIYGSVLGSYACERFSVERLKDLTPEEIEERVRHFREMTMFELPLEAGAGV